Below is a genomic region from Synergistaceae bacterium.
TATTCTTATATTTTTACTCGTCATAACGTGCGCAAGTTCACAAGCTGACGAATGGACTCGCGATTCGCTTGATAATCGGCGGGCAATGGCAAATAATTCGACTCCTCCGGCGCGTAAAATTCCGGTTAACTCGCTTGACCCAGTAAATGACAACGGCATTATAAGGCGCGTTAAACTTCCTGAAGGCGTGAAGGCTGTTTCTCTAACGTTTGACATGTGCGAACTTGATACGATTACTACAGGCTGCGATATGGACGTTATAAATTTCCTGCGAAAAAATAATATCACGGCGACTCTTTTCATGGGCGGCAAATGGATGAGGACTCATTCAAGACGTGTAATGCAAATAATGTCAGCAAAGAATTTCGAGATAGCTAATCATAATTGGTCGCACGGAAATTGTGCGCTGCTTTCTGATTCGGGACTCAAGGCTCAAATTTTATGGACTCAATCTCAATATGAATTATTGCGAGAAGAGTCAGAAAATGACGATATACCGCCCTCAATGAAATTATTTAGACTCCCATATGGTAGGAGCTCAAGACGTGCTGTAAATATAATAAACTCTCTAGGATTTAGAATAATTCAATGGGACGTAGCAGCAGAGTCAGGCAATAACGAAAATATCAAGACTGCGAAAAGAAACGCGCTAAAAGTTGCAAATATGACTCGGCCGGGCAGCATTCTATTATTTCACGCGAATCTAGTTCCCAGAGGCACAATTAATTTATTGCGGGAAGTCATAAAAATTTTAAGCGAACGGGGCTATAAATTTGTGAATGTCAGCGAGCTTTTATCGATGGGCGAACCGGAAATTACACAAGACGGATATTTTACGAATCCCGGCGATAATTTGGCACTTGATAAAAAATTCGGCATTGACGGAACAGGAAGAAAGACTCGATTTACCAGCGAATAAATTATAAAATCTTTCTCGAAATCTCCCGCAAAAAAGTTAATGAAATCATGAAATTTTACTAATACATTTACTAATACAAAAAGTTGAGTTAATTAATTCATTTACAAGCACTCACAGAGATAAAAATTTTCGTATGTTGTTAATTTTTTTGTGAGAAATTTTCTGTGTGAATTTGTGAACTCGTCAATAAAAATTTTTAGGCTCTCAACATGTAAACTCGTTAAGAATTCGCAAATATTTTATATATTCCTTCCTGCACTCACACAAAAATTTTTACGCCCCTAAAACGCAAAATAATATTATGACTTGTTAAAGCGTGATTAAAAATGTAGAATTTTATCATTTACCCAGATTAAAAACTAGGGAATAAGATTTATATATTTCAGCACCCCCTGTTTTGGGAATAAATTTTTTTAAGCGTTGTATATATAGAAAGGATAAATAAATAATTATGCAGTTTGTGTTGGCACTAGTTTTCTTTATGACCGGCTCAGGACTCGG
It encodes:
- a CDS encoding polysaccharide deacetylase family protein; amino-acid sequence: MKAIKIFILIFLLVITCASSQADEWTRDSLDNRRAMANNSTPPARKIPVNSLDPVNDNGIIRRVKLPEGVKAVSLTFDMCELDTITTGCDMDVINFLRKNNITATLFMGGKWMRTHSRRVMQIMSAKNFEIANHNWSHGNCALLSDSGLKAQILWTQSQYELLREESENDDIPPSMKLFRLPYGRSSRRAVNIINSLGFRIIQWDVAAESGNNENIKTAKRNALKVANMTRPGSILLFHANLVPRGTINLLREVIKILSERGYKFVNVSELLSMGEPEITQDGYFTNPGDNLALDKKFGIDGTGRKTRFTSE